The genomic region ACAGTACCCAATTTAGCACGTCTGGTCGATCGATGTTCCACATTGATTGCAAAACTTTGCAGCTGCAGGATTGGAATGGCTGCAAGAACTACAGCTGAGTTTCACTTTTGCACCGCAATTAATGCAGTATGTTGCATTCAACGGGTTCGTGGCTGAGCATTTCGAGCATGTTATGCTGTTGTGAACGGCGCTGGCTGTATTCCTTGCTGAGTCTTCGGAAGAATTCTTCCCGGCTTTGTTAAGGGCGAATCCGCAGTACGGACATTGATGGAAGCCAAATTTAGTATCTGATGTAGACACGTCTTTGCCGCAGGACGGACACACTAGCCCACGTAGTACAGCTGTGGTCGATATGCTTTGAATATCTGCCGCTTGCGCTTGCGTCTCTTGATTGCTCTGATTTGAATTGCCGTAAGACTTGTTGCCACCGAGAATGCTCTTTATTCTATTGAAAGCTACTGTAGCCTCATTTGCTGGAACGAGGTAGAGGGATTTTTGTGGACTGCCGTCCGAATCATAGTCAATCCGGTTGATGGCAGAGCTATTGCCCGGGTCGCAAAGGCGAAACACGTTAGCATGACGTACATTGCTGTTATGTGGCGGCAAAATTATGAAAAAGAACGTAGCCCCAATCATAATAGCTATAATGACAGCAGTCACACCAAATACTGTCTTCCACGCCAACTCTCGCCGGGTACCCCTCGAAAGGCATTGATTCGGCGGTAAGATAAACACTATCACAATACAGCATCGCGATACGTACTATTCAGACAGTCGACAACAACTTGCTTGGGGTTCTGCGGTGCAATTGATTATTGCCTGATCACTTATCCGGCGCTCCTATAACAAATAAATCGCGGAGGCCTAGCGATTGTTTCGATTGGCTGTGGGAGTCAATTTGTATTGCCCCGGATTCTACGCCGCCACCTTCAACGTAACAAAACGTCTGTTGCAAATAAAGACCTAAAAGGTGCTGATATGCTGCCAATATTAGTGCCGCAAGATAGGGAGCTGCAACTAATAGTCTTGGTTGCAATACTCGCAGGCATTGACCTTATGGCGGCATTTGCATTCCTATACGACTATGGAGGATTGCCGCCACGTTCGAATGGAGGGTGTTTTTCAGCACTAGAGTTGTATGCCAAGTCCAAGCTTCGTGTAAGTCTTCCAGATTACGTTCCTGATGGTTATGATATTGCTTGTGCACGCAATGATGCTGGTTGTAGTCCGCAAGGCGGCTGCATAGAGGGATATGTAGTGGTTTACTCGAAAAATGGGGCGCCGCTGGAAAACAATAACAACCTGCTTGTCCTGACAGTCATAGACCACACCCGTATCTTCCAATACAATCCAAGTTACTATGCAAATATGAGCACGCAGGCTCAAAGGTACCGTTTCTCATCAATTACCCTGCCCATTCTGGATAGTTACCGGCAGATAGTCGGCCAGAAGACGATAACTCCTCAGCTTGTTACGCTAAACAATCAACCATTAGAGATAATCGAGGGTTACAGAAGCTATCCCTCCAGCGCAGGCTTTTGGAACGGGAACTTGACATACTCGGTCGAAAGCAACCAAGTGCCCTTAAGCGAGCTTGAGAAAATGGCGGTCTCTATCCACCAAGGGAGCTACGCACCAGGGGATTCGTTGGGCTTTGACAGCCAACCGCCAAGATTAACTGTTTCAAACTTTGTTGTAGCCAATCATGTCTATCGAGCGCCGGCCTTTACTACCTATCTAAATGGAAATCAAACCCTAGTCAATGATTCAATGATTGATGTAGTTCCGGGCCAGCAGCAGAAGGTAACAGATCTTGTCCAGCCGGCCTCCTCTCTTGCTGATTACGATATCTCGTACTCTGGAGATTGCGATTCGAGCGGAATAATTAGCCCGGACAAAGTAACTGCCGGTGCGGAGCTCAGGTGCCAGATTACAAATACGCTGACTCACTGGCCGCCGGGGTCGTTTCCAAAACCCGGCACCAAGATAGCAGCATACAAAAGTTACATGCAGGGGATATGGCTCATGAATTTGGATGGGAGCGACCAGACATTGGTTGCTGACGGGTATTCTCCCAGCTGGTCGCCAAACGGCACAAAGGTGGTTTACGAATGCGGTACTGAAATTTGCACTATAAACTCTGATGGAAGCGACCGCAAGATCCTACGCGATGGCATGGATCCTCGATGGGCGCCGGATGGCAGCAGGATCGCATATAGCACTTTGGCCGAAGGCCACTACCGCATATACATAATGAATACAGATGGGAGCAATCCAACGATGGTAACCAAGCAATCCAATGACTTTACACATCCCACTTGGTCGCCCGATGGCAAAAAACTAGCCTTTCAAGGGGCTAACGAACGTTCAAACCAGATCGGGCTTTCAGATCAGATTTACACGATCGATGCAAACGGTACAGGCTTTGCCGAGTTGACAAAGGAGAATTTTTTTGGCAACCAATCATTAGACGACAATCGGCTTCCTAGCTGGTCTCCAGATGGCCAGAAGATCATGTACATTAGCGATAGAGACCCGAATGGCGATCAGATCTTTCTCATAAATCCAGACGGCAGCAACGAGACTCTATTGACAGGCGATCCGAATGGCCAAGAGATGCCTACTTGGCTCTCAGATGGCAAGAGGATCGGTTATGCATCTCGCATAGGACTAGCCACTGTGAATGTAAACGGCAGCGACAGAGTTCTAATCAGCAATACGACTGGTTACTATGATGCGGCTTGGCAACCATGAGGGAATTCCAGTTTATTTTCCAAGCATGAACGTCACATAGACTCCCGCTCGAGATGCCCCTGCTTCTAGGTTAATTTGCGACAAGGTATGGTCTGGCATAAAAAACCAGCTTGACTTGCTATTGGTGTCAACGTCGTCTACAAATACTGCAAGGTCGTATTTCTTGCTCCCGCAGTTTGCACATGGCTCTCCAAAGATCGCCTTCATGGTCTGATTGGAAAAGTATAGGTTCAATGTGGTGTCGTTGTACGTCAGAAAGTTTGCCTCAAATGAGCGGGTGTCGTAATTTGCAGTCATGTTTATCATTTTGCCATAGTTATTTTGGAATGTATAGCCTACCATGTAGTTATGCGAGCCCACAGTCAGATTATAGTGATCCATCCGAATTGCAGAAAATATGCCCTCGCAGGATTTGGCAGCTTGTAATGCAAGCGATACTTTAGCACCGGTAATTGATGCGGATTCCATATGAGGATTAACTTCTCCAATTGAGCGTGTTTCTGTCATGTTTAGCACACCTGCGGTGTTTGTGCGCTCATTTACCGGGATGTACAAGTCCAAGGTCATTCCTGAAAGCGGCGAGAGTTGAGGCACATACTGGTACCTCAAATCTACGATGGCGACAGGGTCGATTATCGAAGCACCACTATAATGGATCGACGCATCTGGACATGCTGAGAGGAAAAGTTTCCCTTCAGGGAGCGCTTTGGCATAAGCGATGGTCTGAGGAGAAATTGATGACTGGATTATTGCGAAAAGCCCTAGTGAGAGTGCAGCCACCATGCTTATTCCAATGACAACATATGCGGTCTTGCCTATGGGCAAAATCAGGAACTATATCCTGAGTGACAAAGATGAATATATTGGCAATGTGGTATCGCCTGTTTTGATACTAGCATCGCATAGTCTGTCATGGCAGACATGAAAAGTCAAAATAGCGTCGTATTGCTCAATCTGACATGGTCAGCAGGCGGGCCGGTATTGGCATACTCTTTGTTGGAGCAGTACTGCTCGCCTTTGGAGCATACAACTTGTCGCTGTCGGCACAGCGGTACTATTTGCGTAATGAATGCATCCATAGTCCTCTTCAGTCCGACCCAAGGTTCCTCGGCGGCTGGGCTATTTGCATAGAGTTCGATTGGGGTGACACAGTAATCATGACAGTCCCGTTTTTTGCAGCTGGCTTCATACTAGCGGATTTTGGATAGCCAAGTATGAGACTTCAGGTCCTGCGCATGCTGCCCAATATTAGAAATAGTTCCATCAGGAGCTAGTTGCCAGGGTAAAAGCTCAAGCGTCTGCAGGAACCAAGACTTCAGTGCCTTCACATAGGGCTTTTGGTACTCAACAGATTTTCCGGCCTTGTGCATGCCGATGATAATTGAAACTATTAACCTCTGGCCTTCCTTTGCTGACAGTTTTGCCAGTTTGTCAGGGTTGGTCTTGTAGATACGACAGACATACCCTATTCTTCTCAGTCTGTCTTCGACAAGGGACGGCGAACTGTTGAAAAGGTTGTCATACCATGTTTTGAGGTCAGAGTACTTGTCTAAAAGAGCATTGTAGTCGTATTTTTCGCCGGCCACATGGCCGAATTTGCGTCTCGGCACTCAAGGTTTTGAACCCAAATGGCAGTGGGCCCAAGGGGGTTTGAACCCCTGACCTACCGGTTATGAGCCGGTCGCTCTGCCAGGCTAAGCTATGGGCCCCTCTTTGCGATGTGCCGCAAGCCTAGAATGTATAAAGGTTTGGCGAATTTACGAGCAGCACATTTCTGCGCTCACGTGGTTTCGCATGACGGAATCAAGCAAACCGTTTTGCGCTTCCAGCGACCTGACCGCGGCTTCAAAGGCAGCAGAACGCCGGTCCGCCGGAAGACTGTCGAGCAGCTCCCTCCAGACCTGAGCATGGCGCACGTCGGCTTCTTCGTGGATTCTAAAGTAGTCCAGCGCATCGTCGCTGTCAAGGCCGTAGAACTTTTGCAAGCCCTCGATTTTCGAGCGGCTGATCTTTGGAAGTTCCGCTTCATAGGCGTACATCATTGCAACCGCCTGCTCGAATGAAAGGCCTGAAAGCTGTTCCATCGCGCGGACAGACTCAGATGTCTTGGCCGCTGGGGCAAAGCCCTCCAGTTCCGCGGAACTGATTCCAAGTGAGTCTGCAAACCGTATCCAAGGCAATAAGTGCTCATGCTCCTCCTGGCCGTTTGCCCGGATAGACACTTGCATATCCCTGCCCAGCGGATGGGACTCTGCAGAAGCTGAGATTGCGTCCACCATTCCGGGAACCGCCTTTACAAGCTGAAAGTATTCCTTTGCATAACCGCGCAAGTGTGCAAGCTCCAGTTGGCCCTTTGACCACATCTGATAGAAAGGATGCTTCAGAAGGCTCCTTTTTTCAATCTCGCTGTCAATTCTCTCAACCAAAGAAAAGTCTTCCATGGTAAAATATGGTTTTGCGCTCCTAGAAAAACCTTGTCACCCGGGCTTCTGGAAACGATTTTATTTGAATCTCCAGGCATCAACGCGGACTGCTCCGATGGTGTAGAAGCCGTTTTGGCTGCACAGTCCGGTCAAGCATTCCGCCCTTTCAAGGCGGAGATCTCGGGTTCAAATCCCGATCGGAGCACTTTTCCAATTCTGGCAGGCCTTGCAAGCGTTTTTGCTCGTAATGGATTGCACTGCATATTTTATTCGGCGCGCCCGGCGAAGACAAATGGCCGAGCGATCATGAGCGGCCTGCCCCTGCCTCACTTTATTGTGTGCCGAACTTTCAATTGAGCCTGATCACTAAATTAATATTGCAACCGGCTAACCCTAAAGAAGGGACAGCTCCTTTTTGAATAGGAAAAATGCAGGGCCAAATCCTCTCACTGACAAGTTTGCCACTTATGTCGCCAAGATTGACGACGCGCTGAGGCAGGAGCTTGACAGCTATTCCTGGTCCGAGTTTCATGCGCCGCTTCGCTACGCAAGCGACGGAGGCAAGAGGATACGCCCGCTCATACTTGTGCTGTCGGCAGAGTTTGTTGGAAACAGGGAGCCTGAATCCGACTCGTACCTTGCGGCCTCTGCAATCGAGCTTTTGCACACGGAATCGATAATCCACGACGACATCATTGACGAGGAGAACCTGCGCCGTGGCAAGCCCTCTTTTCACGTAAAGTACGGGTACAACAGCAGCATCCTTACTGCCGACTTTGTGCTCGGAGTGATACTCAACATCGGGTCAAAGCTTCGAGACCCGCGGATAATGAACGAGCTGGCAGTCGCGGCGACTCGCATGAGCGAGGGCGAGATGATGGAAATCCGGCTCAACAAGTCTACCGACATTACCGAGGAGGATTACATCAAGGTCGTCGAATACAAGACCGCGTCGCTGTTTGAGGCCTCGGCCATGATAGGCGCGCTGCTTGGCAAGGGCGACTCTTCGCAGGTAAGCGCAATGACCTCGTTTGGGAGGCTGCTTGGCATTGCCTACCAAATCCACGACGACCTGATTGACTGGAACAACGAGAACAGGCTGTTTAACATGCTTGTACGCAAGCATGACGGCAGTTCAAAGGAGTTCGTCGGCTCGATGGACAGGCTGTACAAGGGCTATGCGGAAAAGGCCAAGAACGAGCTTGCCAAGATATCTCACGGCTCCAGGAGTGCAAGCGGCATGCATCTGGAGCACCTCACGGACCTTGCCTCAGTCCAGTTCTAGGCAGGATAAGCGCGCCTAGTGTGGCGCGGCTACAGTCACGCTTGCAAGGCTTGGCACGGACCTGGAAGCCAGGTCGAGCAGCGGCGCGTGCCATATTCCAAAGCCCACAATGAACACTATTGCAAAGACAAGCACAGCCACCATCGCGCGGGGCTCCTTGACAGGTGTCATGTCCGGGCTCTCGTCCATGTACATCTTTTTCATGATCCAGGCATAGTAGGCAAGCGAAAGCGCGCTGTTGAGCAGTCCGGCAATTGCCAGCCACGGGCCCCACGGCACCTGGGCGCCGCTGTTGATGGCGGCTCCGAACAGCACCAGCTTGCTCCAGAACCCGTTGAGCGGAGGAACGCCTGCAAGCGCGAGTAGCGATATAGAGAACGCAATCGCGGTAATTGGCATCCTTCTCCCGAGGCCGCGGTATTTTTCAAGGCTGTAGCTGGCAAGCGCGGTTGCAACCGCGGCGGCCGCGATAAATGCTGCCGATTTCATGACGGCGTGGTTTAGTATGTGAAACAGCGAGCCGCTGAGCGCCTGGTCGGAATAGGGCGCCAGCGCGACTCCTATCATGATGTACCCTGCCTGCGCGATGCTAGAGTATGCAAGAATCCTCGGCACGCTTCTCTGCACCAGCGCCCCCAGGTTGCCAAGCGTCATTGTAAATACAGCCAGTATGCCAAGCGTCAGCGTCCAGTCGGCATTGAGCGCAAACATGCCGAGGACTACGACGCGGATGGCGGCAGCAAATCCGGCCTTCTTGGTGCCTGCTGCAAGTATTGACCCGATGGTCGTAGGCGCGCCCTCGTAGGTGTCAGGCAGCCACATGTGGAACGGAACGATCCCCATCTTGAAGCCAAAGCCGGCTACAAACAGCGCGATAGAGAGAAGCCCTATTGGCACGAGGCTCTTGTCAAGGTGGGTGAGTGCGTTTATCGAGTCTCCGATGTTAGTAGTGCCTGTGATGCCGTAGACAAGCCCAATCGCAAGGATTATCAGCGCGGACGAAAGGGCGCCAAACATAAAGTACTTGATTGCCGCCTCGTTTGAGATAGGGTCGCGCTTTGAAAACGCGGCAAGCGCATAGGTTGGTATGGACATCAGTTCCCATGCGACCAGGAGCATGACAAAGTCTGTGGAATACGCAATAAGCAGCATGCCTATCGTTGAAAGCAGTATGAGCGAATAGTACGCCGCGGGGTTCGACCTGCCCTTCCAGTAGTTCCATGAAGAAGCTGTCGACATCAAGGAGACCAGAAGCATCGCCAGCGCAAAGAACGAGCCGAACATGTCGTCTGATATTACGCCCTTGGAGAACGTTGCCGCCGGAAGGACCTCGCCGGAGAAGATCCGGAAGATTACAAAGCCGAATGCAAAGACAAGGGCGCCAAATGCAATCGCGCTGTACAGCTTGTTCCTGTTGGCTCCGCGCTCCCGCCTTATCGCGTCTATTGCGGGGATTGCCAGCCCGACGGCTCCAAGGACGCCTGTCAGGATTATCGGGGTTGATGTTATCTCTAGTGCCATTTTCTCACTTTATCAATAGCAGCATCACGACTATCATGATGCCGACTCCAAACACAAACAGGTATGTCTGCGTGATTCCAGTCTGCCCTGCCTTGACGACGCGGGACATATACACCATGGAGGACTGGAAAGCAGGATTGATTCCCTCTATTATCGTTGACTCAAAGTATCTCCAGAAGTACCTCGAAATTACCATTGGGATTATTACGCCGCCCCAGTAGAGCGCGGAGTTCAGGTACCATCGGTTGTACAGGAAGCGCCAGATCGCGCGGGTGACGATGTTGTACGAGACAATCCGCGGGTCGGCTTTTCTTGCAATGTAAAATACGTAGCCAAGCCCTGCTCCGATGCCAAAGGCGCCAAGCGACGCCGCGGCAGCAACCGGGTTGAGCCCAAAGAAAGTCTTGTCTCCCTGCGGCATGATGCTCATGTTCTCCGGCCTTGTGTCGTGGATTCCAAAGTAGGTGGCAAGGTAGGAGGCGAAAAGCGCGTGGAGCTGTGCTTCAAAGAGAAAGCCGACCACGCCTATTGCTATGGTCAGCACTGCAAGGATTCCAAATGGCACCCACATGAGCGGACTGACCTCGTGAAGGTGGTGGCCCTTGTGTTCCATCTCCTCGATGTGCTTGCTTTCCTTGCCAAAGAACGACATGCCTATCATTCTGAAAGTGTAAAAGGCAGTCATTACTGCGACGATTACCGCTATGGCAAACAGTGGTGTCGAATACGTGTACCCGGATTCAAGAAGGGCGCCAAATACCGCGTCCTTGCTCCAGAAGCCGATGGTCACAAGCGGCGCGGCTGCAAGCGAAAGGCTGGCAAGAAGCATAAAGATGT from Nitrososphaera sp. harbors:
- a CDS encoding iron-containing redox enzyme family protein, producing MEDFSLVERIDSEIEKRSLLKHPFYQMWSKGQLELAHLRGYAKEYFQLVKAVPGMVDAISASAESHPLGRDMQVSIRANGQEEHEHLLPWIRFADSLGISSAELEGFAPAAKTSESVRAMEQLSGLSFEQAVAMMYAYEAELPKISRSKIEGLQKFYGLDSDDALDYFRIHEEADVRHAQVWRELLDSLPADRRSAAFEAAVRSLEAQNGLLDSVMRNHVSAEMCCS
- a CDS encoding polyprenyl synthetase family protein, yielding MNRKNAGPNPLTDKFATYVAKIDDALRQELDSYSWSEFHAPLRYASDGGKRIRPLILVLSAEFVGNREPESDSYLAASAIELLHTESIIHDDIIDEENLRRGKPSFHVKYGYNSSILTADFVLGVILNIGSKLRDPRIMNELAVAATRMSEGEMMEIRLNKSTDITEEDYIKVVEYKTASLFEASAMIGALLGKGDSSQVSAMTSFGRLLGIAYQIHDDLIDWNNENRLFNMLVRKHDGSSKEFVGSMDRLYKGYAEKAKNELAKISHGSRSASGMHLEHLTDLASVQF
- a CDS encoding NADH-quinone oxidoreductase subunit N; its protein translation is MALEITSTPIILTGVLGAVGLAIPAIDAIRRERGANRNKLYSAIAFGALVFAFGFVIFRIFSGEVLPAATFSKGVISDDMFGSFFALAMLLVSLMSTASSWNYWKGRSNPAAYYSLILLSTIGMLLIAYSTDFVMLLVAWELMSIPTYALAAFSKRDPISNEAAIKYFMFGALSSALIILAIGLVYGITGTTNIGDSINALTHLDKSLVPIGLLSIALFVAGFGFKMGIVPFHMWLPDTYEGAPTTIGSILAAGTKKAGFAAAIRVVVLGMFALNADWTLTLGILAVFTMTLGNLGALVQRSVPRILAYSSIAQAGYIMIGVALAPYSDQALSGSLFHILNHAVMKSAAFIAAAAVATALASYSLEKYRGLGRRMPITAIAFSISLLALAGVPPLNGFWSKLVLFGAAINSGAQVPWGPWLAIAGLLNSALSLAYYAWIMKKMYMDESPDMTPVKEPRAMVAVLVFAIVFIVGFGIWHAPLLDLASRSVPSLASVTVAAPH